Genomic DNA from Thalassoroseus pseudoceratinae:
GTCGAATTGGATTGCGTCGGCGGGAACCTCTTCGGTCGTGCTTGCCGAATCAGATTCCGTTCGCAATTTTCGTTTGCGAAAATAGCGAGCGAGCAGCAGGACGATCGCCAAACCGAGAACGACGTAGAAGGCGATAAGCATCCAGGGAGGTAACATGGCAAATCCCTTTGAAGGCGATATTCAGTGTTCACCTTGGGGAGCATCGGCGTCACCGAAGGCCCCCATGGAGTCTGTATAAGTTGTGACTACGTTCGTTTACTCGATTGCAGAATTCGCAATACCCAAATCGTGCCGAGCAATTGCAACACGACGGCGGCCAAAGTCATCCACCAACCCCAGCCCGAGGCCATCAAGTTGGTGAAGTATTCCGCATCTCGGATGATGAAGAACATCAGGATCGCCGGAGGCAGAATCAGCATGAGAATCGCGGTTGCCCGACTAGCGGACGTCGCGGTCTTCAGTCGGCCGAGGAATGTGATCCGGTCGCGAATGGTCGCTTGCAGTCGTTCGAGTACAGTGATCAAGTCACCGCCGGTTTGATGGTGCACCGAAAGGGCGGTCACCAGAACGTTCAAACTGACCACACCGGTTCGTTCCGGCAGTGGCTCGATGGCTTTTGGCAGGGAAATCCCCATTCGCATTCGGCGGTCGCACAGTCGCATTTCCGTTCCCAGCGGCGCGGGCGTGTCGTCGGCGACGATCTCGAAACACTGTTCCAGACTTCGCCCCGTTCGAGCCGCTCGGGCCAACTCGCCGATCATTTCCGGCATCTGTCGAAGGATTTGTGACTGGCGTCGGCTACGCAGAAACATGGTGACTAACACTGGAACGATCAGCCCGATGATCGTCGCGAACGTAGTGCTGAGGATGTTCTCTTGGAAGACGAACATCGCTCCGCCTAAGGCCAAGCCGGACAAGGCACACAACGCGAGGAGCATCATCGGTGACATTTCCAGCCCCGATTGAATCACCAGTCGTTCAAACCAACCGTTGACCCGATCGCTAGTCGTGTGTGTCTCGCCAGTGGTGTACGTCACGTCATCCCGCACGATGTCGGCAAAACCGGGCTGCGGAGTGATTGGCGGATAATGAATTGTGTCAGTCGCCATGCCTGGCTCCTCGAACGATCAATTTGAATGGGGGATCGGATTGTTTCCGTGCAATCACCAACGTGGTTGACTCGCTGTG
This window encodes:
- a CDS encoding type II secretion system F family protein — translated: MATDTIHYPPITPQPGFADIVRDDVTYTTGETHTTSDRVNGWFERLVIQSGLEMSPMMLLALCALSGLALGGAMFVFQENILSTTFATIIGLIVPVLVTMFLRSRRQSQILRQMPEMIGELARAARTGRSLEQCFEIVADDTPAPLGTEMRLCDRRMRMGISLPKAIEPLPERTGVVSLNVLVTALSVHHQTGGDLITVLERLQATIRDRITFLGRLKTATSASRATAILMLILPPAILMFFIIRDAEYFTNLMASGWGWWMTLAAVVLQLLGTIWVLRILQSSKRT